A genomic window from Algoriphagus sp. Y33 includes:
- a CDS encoding serine hydrolase codes for MNKFLAFFLLAFVSFQTSGIAQQKILKEAVERAKKEGFSGVILVAGKGEILFEEAMGMRTYENRILLHKDDIFELASLSKQFTAMMIMMCEEKGLLDFDDPLANYIDIPYPGITIRNLLTHTSGLPDYQAIMDEHWDKSRVAGNPEILEYLREYAPQKSFGPGAKYEYSNTGYVLLASVVEKVTGEDFVKLSKAWIFDPLKMKNSGIRALEEKAGVMTFAAGYLKNEEGKFVNANTFHSSDYTVWLGNRKGPGRVSSNVKDLYKWDQALYKEKLVSKETMEAAFTPYKLDDGFLSYYGFGWEIKPQSPFGKMVMHTGDNPGYKTIIVRYIEENKTIIILNNNAYPDMMRLVEAATLSLGKW; via the coding sequence ATGAACAAATTCCTTGCATTCTTCCTTTTGGCTTTTGTATCCTTTCAGACTAGCGGAATCGCACAGCAAAAAATCCTGAAAGAAGCAGTTGAAAGAGCAAAAAAAGAAGGCTTTTCCGGTGTAATTCTAGTTGCTGGAAAAGGAGAAATCCTTTTCGAAGAAGCCATGGGCATGCGAACCTATGAAAATCGAATTTTGCTTCATAAGGATGATATCTTCGAACTAGCCTCCCTTTCCAAGCAATTCACTGCCATGATGATCATGATGTGCGAGGAGAAGGGCCTTCTGGATTTTGACGATCCATTAGCCAATTATATAGATATACCTTATCCTGGAATTACTATTCGAAACCTACTCACTCATACTAGTGGGCTTCCGGATTATCAGGCTATCATGGACGAGCATTGGGATAAAAGCAGAGTAGCCGGGAATCCCGAAATCCTGGAATACCTAAGAGAATACGCTCCTCAAAAATCTTTTGGGCCAGGTGCAAAATATGAATACAGTAATACAGGATACGTTTTGTTGGCAAGTGTGGTAGAAAAGGTGACGGGTGAAGACTTTGTGAAACTTAGCAAAGCCTGGATATTTGATCCGTTGAAAATGAAAAATTCCGGTATTAGAGCGCTGGAGGAAAAAGCCGGGGTAATGACATTCGCAGCAGGATATCTTAAGAATGAGGAGGGCAAATTTGTCAACGCAAATACTTTTCACTCATCTGATTATACCGTTTGGCTTGGCAATAGAAAAGGTCCTGGTAGAGTTTCCAGCAATGTGAAAGACTTGTATAAATGGGATCAGGCACTTTACAAAGAAAAGCTGGTTTCAAAAGAGACCATGGAAGCGGCTTTCACTCCTTACAAGTTAGACGACGGATTTTTGAGTTATTACGGCTTCGGCTGGGAGATCAAGCCTCAAAGTCCCTTCGGTAAAATGGTCATGCATACGGGAGATAACCCGGGCTACAAAACTATTATCGTACGGTATATAGAAGAAAACAAGACCATTATCATTCTAAACAACAATGCCTATCCGGACATGATGAGACTTGTGGAGGCAGCAACCCTTTCTCTTGGAAAATGGTGA